The genomic DNA TACTAATTGAGTACTAGGAATCTGAATAGGTTCTCGTTGAAAAGGTATGGGCTACTTACACAGCGTCTCCTTTTCCGTAAAGTGGGATGGCAGTGAAGAAATCTCCGGTGAGGTCGTAATGTTCtgtaaaagagaaaaaaagaatttcagACTACACATTTTTGTTTCGTCAGAATTTTTATCCCCAGCTTAGGtagagtaggtacctaatacctatatattcaatttatatatttagttttaagttaattaattcatGAAGTCCTAGTAAGTTCATAATTTGGAACATCCGCATTGCCCGATTTGGAacccaaccggagaccttaGTCATTGACTCGGGTTGGGTGTGAAACAGTCGGGCGATCCTGACAAATACGCGTGAATCAACAATTATGAATCTGCTTCGCGAAAGCTGTAACAATGAATTAGTTCTGCTTACCAATAAacccaaacaaacaaataatgtagaatctaagaaataattatggcgatcaaattgttttgtttcggGAAACCGTCTTAATAAGATATAAACCAAACcgttaaaagatttattttgtgtatttgttgccttgttttaaattttaattttcttttttgtgttgagaGTCTACAAAACTTAAtgtgtattaaaaagtaaagatacCTATTTACTTTAGTGAAAGTGTGGTGAACGGTGTAACGGATACCTAAACTAGTAGTTATCTACTTACCAGCAGAGGCATCGATGGTGGGTACGGAGATATCCAAATCGAAGGTCAGGTCGGAGAGGTTGAGGTGGCTTTTGTGGACCACGAAAGAACCAATACCGGTTGCGAGGATATTCTTCAATTCAATATCAAGGCtagaattgtaaaaatatttatgagtaaTTTAAACTGGTCTTAAATACCTACAAGAACCTAAGTATACTATACAATGAAATGTTACAAAACTACAAGATTactttttgatacaaataactACTGAATTAccagatttaaattatttgcaatGATTTTCCAAGGCTATAACTAATTTGTTCGCTCTTATTGTAGTTATAactaactaatttaaaattgccTTGTCGAATTGTGCCTGCACATGGACGATTCCACATTAACTGTGGCGGATTTGGTCAAATTACCGTGCATCAAAACTGAGAACCAAGAAGGTGCAGGTCTTCGTCTTTTCCGTggtgaaactctaatgacttcaacccacgccgaggagatatgtcggacttccgcGAACTAAAAACACCCCATCCTCGTCCTATTGCTTTATAAAAGTCAGAGTCACGGCACCAATCGCTCATGCTCTGTGCGACTCTGGGTGGAGCGGTTTTCCCCTTGTAGGCAGGCACTAGGTAACAGACCAGTAGCTGGTGTCTATAGTCATTTCATGTTTTGAGGTGATGACTTACTTGATAAGTCCAGCGGGAACTTCCAGGTGGAAGTGAGTCAGCACTAGGGGGTCTAGTGGGGGGATTTTGAAGATCAAGGAGCCATTGTTGATGACGTGTCTGACGTATTCGATCAGCTGGCGGACTAGGGCGTTGACAAGGAAGTTACGGCTTTGTACTGAGGTTTCAGCATCTGCAGAATAACATAAGGAGATGATTAAATAATCTcataaagatatattattaccGTTGTAAAGCGTGACAGCAGACTACGCGTTGTAGAGCGTTATCCTACTCAGATCGGTGAATAAAttacaatgatttaaaaatgaGATAAAGGCATTTAGGATTGATCTTctgaaaaaatatcttctagCTATTGATACTCTAATTTAAAGTTCTTACTTAGAAAACAAATCctaaaactaaattacattGAATTCTATCGTAAATCTGGTGTTTTGCGACATTCAATTGTAGTAAATCTGTAGCCCTAACAAATTTGAAGGCGTAATCTAGTTTGTACACTTGTTTTTTTCACTGCTTATCAGcttgtaagtaaataatttgcGCCTTATCACTGATCTAagataaaatatcaatatcaagGATTATGAGAACAGTGAGTGAGTGAGGCACATAGGACAtccagaaattaaaaataaattagttttgcaTGATGAAAAGGATCTACAGTCTAAGACAAGAACATTTCAACACAGCCTATGCTTGATTTTGTTAGGAATCGTGAATAGTAAGTAGGCACAGATGAAAAGATTAGGATGATGTGTCCAAAGAGAAAATATCGAGGGTCGATGATAATCAATGACTGAGCAGTATTGAACAGTTGTTGAACGTGAATAATTCCAGTTCTCAGCGGGTTTGGTGCCGCATAATTTGCACATCATGTAAACAGCATTCGTGGAtatgatatattatgatattaaagtAAGGTGCTTCGATTCTTATTACGGACTACTTAAAACAGGACCTTTTTCAAacttactaaaaaaacaaagtaaattaatatttaaatcatcgTTATTATAGATTTCGCAGTAAAATaaccttattaaaataatggcaAATATTTTCCTCATTCTACAATCTACATATCGGGTACAAATAAGATTCGGGGTTTTAATAGGCGAATAGAGATAGTTTAAGTTAAGTGCCTAGTTCATTACTCACCTAAATCAGTGGATATCGGCTTCCCAACGGTTGACGCAGCCGCCGCCAAGCCACACAACATCAATACCAGTAATAATTTCATTCTGCAACAAAATAATCATTCTTATAATGGTTGGCGTAAATAATGATAATCATTAAATCTCTATGTCACTCTAATGTTGATCGTATCgtttcgtaaattattattgtatacttTTGTATTACATCTGTTCAATCATTTGCTCAGGAGCTGACAATGCtagatgataatgttttttGGATAATCATAATTTTTGCTTTACTAAAATATCCTTAATGAATGTGCAAATAGTAGATTGGTGACATTCTCTCCTCGTTATAGTTCGATTAAGTGTTAGTTGaaattactaaataagtatAGTAAGTACGCGTCGGTCAAGGTATTAAAAAGCGGAATAGTATTCGTTACTAAAGCACGTCACAGTTTAGTTGCTTATATTATCTTAATCTGTTTAGTTTACTTATGGCCGCGTTTTCTCTTTTGTTCAATGTAgctatgaataataatatgaaatagatGAATAATAAGAGCAATCTCTGAATCTAGtagaaaatgttgaaatgttttGTTCACACTTACTTTTCAAAAACTATATCAGATCACACTGTTTACtgtcttatataaaaaaatagatttatgtttaattGTACACTTACCTAGCAGATTTCACGAATCACTGAGAGTCACTGTGCGTTCCCACCTCGAGGCACGTATAGGTATCTTTATCGGAGCAATCAGCACTGATTTTTAATCAccaacaaattaacaaaataagatgataaaaaaataatcgatgACTTGTCATAAAGTTATCTCTTCTAATTGTGTATAAGCACCTAATATCTTAAACCTAGGTAATTTGTAGCACTATCCTTGAAAAATTggcgaaaatatttttcaggaaCTTATGGAAACTAGAGACTAAAGACGGCTTCAAAATATGATGGATCCGAAACTACCCCAAAATCTGAAGTAGGTACATCAGAAACAATTACACAATATATTATGACAAAAAAGAAGTCTGTATCCGAGATTTGACAAATGGTGCATAATATGCAACAAATTTTTTTACACCAAGAAATAGCATAAAACTAAAGCAACCATCATCAAGTTTTCCCAAGAACCGGGCAGGAAATATGTGAATGTAGATGAAGAATGGCTACGCATTTCCACACACGTAGACGTAGCGCGGTAGTTTAGGTGTAATGCCCCGGTGCTTGACGGTGATGTTCCCCTCTTAGGACCTCCTTTGTTGGGGGCAATCCCTTTAGCTCGGCAGGACTTGCATCTTCGTGGTAGAATTGCCAAGCAAGCTCGCTCCTTTTAGAACGCTTTTCTTATTCCAAAATAACTCAAGCATGTAGTTTCTTGAAGGAGAAAACAAATCATACGCGTAAGACATCTTAACCGTCTCAAATTACCCTAGCCTCCCCAACTcgcaattaattgtttttgagtGGGGTACCAACACAGAAATAGGTAT from Trichoplusia ni isolate ovarian cell line Hi5 chromosome 4, tn1, whole genome shotgun sequence includes the following:
- the LOC113492701 gene encoding uncharacterized protein LOC113492701, with the translated sequence MKLLLVLMLCGLAAAASTVGKPISTDLDAETSVQSRNFLVNALVRQLIEYVRHVINNGSLIFKIPPLDPLVLTHFHLEVPAGLINLDIELKNILATGIGSFVVHKSHLNLSDLTFDLDISVPTIDASAEHYDLTGDFFTAIPLYGKGDAVFKADGFRVQGKLYLKQSDDGKSILIDRIENASFVVPSFKSKISGAIGGGDIDGIVNSMVEDVIVDYVNRFQGAISEGAARLLVNAANPFLDQLDTWRYIAVLLPRYNDMLRN